The Desulfonatronum sp. SC1 genome window below encodes:
- a CDS encoding LysE family translocator has product MTMHSWLVYLTLVFVATATPGPAVLFIVTNSALHGWKKAVFAALGNILGLFCLGVLAIAGLGTILKASEPVFEMIKYAGAAYLIFMGLTLILRKSHQVPGRDLICSRPLPAGRICIQAFGVAMSNPKAIIFLTALFPQFINVDQALIPQFAILICTLMTLSFAFLMFYALLAHSARAWLNSPNRVRTVHRASGSIFIGFGALLAASFDR; this is encoded by the coding sequence ATGACAATGCACTCCTGGCTGGTCTATTTGACGCTGGTCTTTGTGGCGACAGCCACGCCGGGGCCGGCCGTGCTGTTCATCGTCACCAACTCGGCACTGCACGGATGGAAAAAGGCCGTGTTCGCCGCCCTGGGCAACATCCTCGGCCTCTTTTGCCTCGGCGTTCTGGCGATCGCGGGATTGGGGACGATTCTCAAGGCATCAGAACCTGTCTTCGAGATGATCAAGTATGCGGGCGCCGCGTATCTGATCTTCATGGGGCTCACGCTCATCCTGCGGAAATCCCATCAGGTTCCAGGGCGCGACCTGATCTGCTCAAGGCCGCTTCCGGCGGGGAGGATCTGCATCCAGGCCTTTGGCGTGGCCATGAGTAATCCAAAGGCGATCATCTTCCTGACGGCCCTGTTTCCGCAGTTCATCAACGTGGATCAGGCCTTGATCCCGCAGTTCGCGATTCTGATCTGCACCTTAATGACGCTGTCCTTTGCTTTTCTTATGTTCTACGCACTCCTGGCCCACTCCGCCAGAGCCTGGCTGAACAGCCCGAACAGAGTCCGAACCGTTCACCGCGCAAGTGGTTCGATCTTTATCGGCTTCGGCGCTCTCCTGGCCGCTTCGTTCGACAGGTAG
- a CDS encoding ABC transporter substrate-binding protein, with amino-acid sequence MKKSLTIPCLAIILFLSWGSVSLAQDPIRFGVPPWPGVEVKTEIAAQLLEALGYATEQIQVGPPVVYKGMENGDVDAFLGAWTPQQNPLLTPLLEKGAVEIVQTNLDDALISLCVPDYVAEEGVQSFADLAAHGDKFSRHIYNIEVGSPMHTAMEEIIANNVAGLGDWDQTGTTTPIMLAEVMRLIDNGQWVAFACWKPHWMNIRIDMEYLEPVQGTESFASASLIHTVVRDGFKAQYPDAYQFLQQMTVTSETQSLWINAYGQEGLPAAEVAGTWIKNNMDIVSGWFAGVSTPDGTPAMELIQNTFN; translated from the coding sequence ATGAAGAAATCACTCACCATCCCGTGCCTGGCCATCATTCTCTTTTTGAGCTGGGGATCCGTCTCCCTGGCCCAAGACCCCATTCGGTTCGGCGTGCCGCCCTGGCCCGGCGTGGAGGTCAAAACCGAAATCGCGGCGCAACTTCTGGAAGCATTGGGATATGCGACGGAACAGATCCAGGTCGGTCCTCCCGTGGTGTACAAGGGCATGGAAAACGGCGACGTGGATGCGTTCCTGGGAGCCTGGACCCCGCAGCAAAATCCACTGCTGACTCCCTTACTTGAAAAAGGAGCGGTGGAAATCGTCCAGACCAATCTGGACGACGCCCTGATCAGTTTATGCGTGCCCGACTACGTGGCGGAAGAAGGAGTCCAAAGCTTCGCCGACCTTGCCGCCCATGGCGACAAATTCAGCCGCCACATCTACAATATCGAAGTCGGCTCGCCCATGCACACGGCCATGGAGGAAATCATCGCCAATAACGTGGCGGGGCTCGGCGACTGGGATCAGACGGGGACCACGACTCCCATCATGCTGGCGGAGGTCATGAGGCTGATCGACAACGGCCAATGGGTCGCGTTCGCCTGCTGGAAGCCGCACTGGATGAATATCAGAATAGACATGGAGTACCTGGAGCCTGTCCAAGGCACGGAAAGCTTCGCGAGCGCGTCGCTGATCCACACGGTCGTCCGCGACGGGTTTAAAGCGCAATACCCCGACGCCTATCAGTTTCTTCAGCAAATGACGGTCACATCCGAGACGCAAAGCCTCTGGATCAACGCATACGGACAGGAAGGTCTGCCCGCCGCCGAAGTGGCCGGAACCTGGATAAAGAACAATATGGACATTGTTTCGGGCTGGTTCGCGGGCGTCTCAACCCCGGACGGCACTCCAGCCATGGAGTTGATTCAAAACACGTTCAACTAG
- a CDS encoding DUF3592 domain-containing protein, producing the protein MHRADLEQKRKTAGFWIGLPLMMVFLVGGIVGIVKGGSGIWLERELQNRGLTAEGEVVKVTSKRTSPSSGEPAKHWKVTTYCFTVDGAAFENTIEVSAQLSYERGIPLPREGDRILVHYLSEEPTSNWPLMYRVGWWNWFMFGFGLLLAGSSAFVLAGMIMVRLRGARRAEQARRSTR; encoded by the coding sequence ATGCACCGTGCTGATTTGGAACAAAAACGAAAGACGGCAGGCTTCTGGATCGGTCTGCCATTGATGATGGTATTTCTGGTGGGTGGTATCGTCGGCATCGTCAAAGGCGGGAGCGGAATCTGGCTGGAAAGGGAGTTGCAAAATCGCGGCCTGACGGCCGAAGGCGAGGTCGTCAAGGTGACGTCAAAGCGGACCAGCCCTTCCAGTGGCGAGCCCGCCAAACATTGGAAGGTGACAACCTACTGTTTCACTGTCGACGGAGCAGCGTTCGAGAACACCATAGAAGTTTCCGCGCAGCTAAGTTACGAGCGGGGTATCCCGCTGCCACGCGAGGGTGATCGTATCCTGGTGCACTACCTGTCTGAAGAACCCACGAGCAACTGGCCCCTGATGTACCGGGTGGGCTGGTGGAACTGGTTCATGTTCGGGTTCGGCCTGCTGCTTGCCGGATCTTCCGCTTTTGTGCTGGCAGGCATGATCATGGTGCGCTTGCGAGGGGCGCGGCGTGCGGAGCAGGCAAGGAGGAGTACGAGATGA
- the betC gene encoding choline-sulfatase — MAASKPNILIIQVDQLAALALPCYGHPVTKTPHMDALADDGVIFDNAYCNNPLCAPSRFSMLSGQHTSKIGAYDNGAEFPADIPTFAHYLRANGYRTTLCGKMHFVGADQLHGFEERLTTDVYPADHGWAPDWERPDHRFDWWYHNMDSVYQAGPCERTNQIDFDDEVGFLAERHIYDLARARTRARKSPEDGNGDDRPFCLTVSFTHPHDPYACPKEHWDRYDHEKIDPPRVGHIAYDRCDPHSRRLRQACKMGRGEIDGEYVRNARHAYYGQISYVDDKIGRILKALEHAGLRENTVIILTADHGDMLGERGLWYKMSFHEWSVRVPLIVSGPDFFQPRRIAAPVSLVDLLPTLLELSADPHAQNPADELDGKSLAPLLRGEADDFERPVISEYLGEGAVAPMIMVRKGGYKYIHCPADPPLLFDLETDPDELENLAPNSAYRDACLEFETIVAQHQDLNALHDQILKSQKRRRLVFKAHMTGKHTSWDFQPIQDASQKYMRNHLDLNDVEHCARIASRT; from the coding sequence ATGGCTGCAAGCAAACCGAACATCCTGATCATCCAAGTGGACCAGTTGGCCGCGCTGGCCCTGCCCTGCTATGGACATCCGGTCACCAAGACGCCGCACATGGATGCATTGGCCGATGACGGCGTGATCTTCGACAATGCCTACTGCAACAACCCGCTCTGCGCCCCTTCGCGGTTCTCCATGCTGTCCGGGCAACATACGTCCAAAATCGGGGCCTATGACAACGGGGCGGAATTTCCGGCGGACATCCCGACATTTGCCCACTACCTCAGGGCAAACGGATACAGGACCACCTTGTGCGGCAAGATGCATTTCGTGGGCGCGGACCAGTTGCACGGGTTTGAGGAACGTCTGACCACGGACGTCTACCCGGCCGACCACGGCTGGGCCCCGGACTGGGAAAGGCCGGACCATCGCTTTGACTGGTGGTATCACAACATGGACAGCGTCTACCAGGCCGGGCCCTGTGAACGGACCAATCAGATCGATTTCGACGACGAGGTCGGTTTTCTGGCTGAACGACACATTTATGATCTGGCCAGAGCCAGGACCAGAGCCAGGAAAAGCCCCGAGGACGGGAACGGGGACGACCGCCCATTCTGCCTGACGGTGTCCTTTACCCACCCCCACGATCCGTATGCCTGCCCGAAAGAGCACTGGGATCGCTATGACCACGAAAAGATCGATCCGCCCCGGGTCGGGCATATCGCGTATGACCGGTGCGACCCGCACAGCCGGAGGCTGCGCCAGGCCTGCAAAATGGGCCGGGGGGAGATAGACGGGGAGTATGTCCGCAATGCCAGACACGCCTACTATGGCCAGATCAGCTACGTCGACGACAAGATCGGACGCATCCTGAAGGCCCTGGAGCATGCGGGGCTGCGGGAAAACACCGTGATCATTCTTACGGCGGATCACGGCGACATGCTGGGTGAACGCGGGCTCTGGTACAAGATGTCCTTTCATGAATGGTCGGTCAGGGTGCCCCTCATCGTGTCCGGCCCTGATTTTTTTCAACCGCGCAGGATCGCCGCCCCCGTTTCCCTGGTCGATCTTCTGCCGACCCTGCTGGAATTGTCCGCCGATCCTCATGCGCAAAATCCGGCGGACGAACTGGACGGCAAAAGCCTGGCGCCCTTGCTCCGGGGAGAAGCGGACGATTTCGAGAGGCCGGTCATTTCGGAGTACCTGGGCGAAGGCGCCGTCGCGCCCATGATCATGGTCAGGAAGGGCGGATACAAATATATCCACTGCCCCGCTGATCCTCCGCTGCTCTTTGATCTTGAGACGGACCCCGACGAACTTGAGAATCTTGCCCCCAACAGCGCATACCGCGACGCGTGCCTGGAGTTCGAAACCATCGTCGCCCAACACCAGGACCTGAATGCTCTGCACGACCAAATTCTGAAAAGCCAGAAAAGAAGAAGGCTCGTCTTCAAGGCGCACATGACCGGGAAACATACATCGTGGGATTTTCAGCCCATCCAGGACGCATCTCAGAAATACATGCGCAATCACCTTGATCTCAACGATGTGGAACATTGCGCCAGGATCGCTTCACGGACATGA
- a CDS encoding DMT family transporter, producing the protein MMGASTAFVALAAFFWGLSGGIGGILMADGWDAFVVSFYRGVIGLLCVLVWLMLRPRGSGLANRRLWFWSAIAGLGVAGNFSFYFVSIGQGSVAVAATLMYCAPVFVYLASFALKLERPTPLKWAAIAVVMLGIVLLTGIYDIGASGVTAIGAGAGLLSGLSYAIFIFGFKYAAPHGSPQAILAIAFAVLAVILIWPGDADQAVAVLSTPDWPLFVVLGVFGAGLSFVLYIIGLRHTAPAVASIVAMVEPVTASLFGVVILQQTLVGPQILGMGLILVTVTALSVTSRSARPPSDLTTS; encoded by the coding sequence ATGATGGGCGCGAGTACGGCTTTCGTGGCGCTGGCGGCTTTTTTCTGGGGGTTGTCCGGTGGAATCGGCGGCATCCTTATGGCCGACGGCTGGGACGCGTTCGTCGTTTCATTCTACCGGGGCGTGATCGGACTGCTGTGCGTCCTCGTCTGGCTGATGCTGCGCCCGCGCGGCAGTGGACTGGCAAATCGCCGGTTATGGTTCTGGTCAGCGATTGCCGGTCTCGGCGTAGCGGGCAATTTCTCTTTCTATTTCGTGAGCATCGGCCAGGGAAGCGTCGCGGTTGCGGCGACGTTGATGTACTGCGCACCCGTGTTCGTGTACCTCGCGTCATTCGCCCTGAAGCTTGAAAGGCCCACCCCGCTGAAGTGGGCCGCGATCGCGGTGGTGATGCTCGGCATCGTGTTGCTCACTGGGATTTACGACATCGGCGCGAGCGGCGTCACGGCCATTGGCGCGGGCGCCGGGCTGCTTTCCGGGCTGTCCTACGCGATATTCATTTTCGGCTTCAAGTATGCGGCACCGCATGGCAGCCCGCAGGCGATTCTCGCCATTGCGTTCGCGGTACTTGCCGTCATCCTGATCTGGCCGGGTGATGCCGACCAGGCCGTTGCGGTACTGAGTACTCCGGATTGGCCGCTGTTCGTGGTACTGGGCGTGTTCGGCGCGGGATTGTCGTTCGTTCTTTATATCATCGGCCTGAGACATACGGCACCGGCCGTGGCCTCAATCGTGGCCATGGTTGAGCCGGTCACCGCGTCGCTGTTCGGCGTCGTGATTTTGCAACAAACCCTGGTTGGTCCGCAAATTTTGGGCATGGGGCTGATATTGGTCACCGTGACCGCGCTGAGTGTAACTTCCCGATCCGCGAGGCCACCTTCCGATTTAACCACGAGCTGA
- the msrA gene encoding peptide-methionine (S)-S-oxide reductase MsrA, whose translation MKPIMILIRKLPWIPVLLLACVLVPATGFADDEQRATALFAGGCFWCVEEAFDAVDGVVATTSGFAGGHVENPSYERVVAGGTGHYESVLVEYDPSRVSYEELLYAFWRNVDPLDGGGQFCDRGDHYRAAVFVHGEDEYRAARKSKEELDRSGRFDKPIATEILERTTFYPAEEHHQNYYQKNPLRYRYYVTRCGRYSRLNQVWGDEARPGKN comes from the coding sequence ATGAAACCGATAATGATACTGATTCGGAAACTGCCGTGGATCCCTGTCCTGCTGCTGGCCTGCGTGCTTGTCCCCGCGACCGGCTTTGCCGACGATGAGCAGCGGGCCACGGCCCTGTTCGCGGGGGGCTGCTTCTGGTGCGTGGAAGAGGCGTTCGACGCGGTCGACGGCGTCGTCGCCACCACGTCCGGCTTCGCCGGAGGCCATGTCGAGAATCCATCCTATGAACGGGTGGTCGCCGGGGGCACCGGCCACTACGAGAGCGTGCTGGTCGAGTACGACCCCTCGCGGGTCTCCTACGAGGAACTGCTCTACGCCTTCTGGCGCAATGTCGACCCGCTGGACGGCGGGGGGCAGTTCTGCGACCGGGGCGACCATTACCGGGCGGCCGTCTTTGTCCACGGCGAGGACGAATACCGGGCGGCCCGGAAATCAAAGGAGGAACTGGATCGCTCCGGGCGCTTCGATAAACCGATTGCCACGGAAATTCTCGAACGAACCACCTTCTACCCGGCGGAAGAGCATCACCAGAACTACTACCAAAAGAATCCGTTGCGTTATCGGTACTATGTGACCCGATGCGGCCGCTATTCGCGCCTGAACCAGGTCTGGGGAGACGAGGCCCGGCCGGGGAAGAATTGA
- a CDS encoding VOC family protein — translation MPGLTASIRLPSPRKRFENNRLGRTSSDWISQQGASITVNSLSPCIITAKVKESRDFYVRHFGAKVTFDCGWYVNLEFNKGASLQFMAPQPDQPACNPAGLTYNFSVSDVDAEFQSLTASGLVAVMPLEDHPWGDRGFAVQDPNGVVLYIYSEREPSPEFKQYYKP, via the coding sequence ATGCCGGGGTTGACCGCGTCCATCCGGTTGCCCTCGCCGCGCAAGCGCTTCGAGAACAACCGCCTGGGCCGGACTTCGTCCGACTGGATCTCACAACAAGGAGCGTCCATTACGGTGAATTCATTATCGCCCTGCATCATCACCGCCAAGGTCAAGGAGTCCCGTGACTTTTACGTCCGGCATTTCGGTGCAAAGGTCACTTTCGATTGCGGTTGGTACGTCAATCTCGAATTCAATAAGGGCGCAAGCCTTCAGTTTATGGCTCCCCAGCCCGATCAACCAGCCTGCAATCCCGCCGGGTTGACGTACAACTTCAGCGTCTCGGACGTTGATGCCGAATTCCAATCGCTCACGGCCTCCGGTTTGGTTGCCGTCATGCCTCTCGAAGATCATCCCTGGGGAGATCGCGGGTTCGCCGTTCAAGACCCGAACGGCGTCGTTCTCTACATTTACTCCGAGCGCGAACCGAGTCCGGAGTTCAAGCAATACTACAAGCCCTGA
- a CDS encoding dienelactone hydrolase family protein yields MKSLACTPLLLLALTLSAWAEPITKTVPYAIGETQFEGTIVYQGYSSQNKPGVLMVPNWMGPTAQSVEKAARVAGDGYVVFMIDMYGKEVRPTNRAEAAAAAGSLRADRRLMRERVNAALEVFKEQAGDVPLDPSRIAAIGFCFGGGVVLELARGGTELPGVVSFHGNLDTPDPADAKRIKAKILVLHGANDPAVPDEQVQTFIQEMRDAGVDWQLIHYGGAVHSFTDPHADTPGRNEYHPLVAQRAFIAMEAFFREIFE; encoded by the coding sequence ATGAAGTCGCTCGCTTGCACGCCGTTGCTGCTTTTGGCTCTGACGCTTTCGGCATGGGCCGAGCCAATCACCAAGACCGTGCCCTATGCCATTGGCGAGACGCAATTCGAGGGAACGATAGTCTACCAAGGCTACTCGTCCCAAAACAAGCCAGGGGTTCTGATGGTTCCCAATTGGATGGGCCCCACCGCGCAATCCGTGGAAAAGGCGGCTCGTGTTGCCGGTGATGGGTACGTCGTGTTCATGATCGACATGTACGGCAAGGAGGTCAGGCCGACGAACCGCGCCGAAGCCGCGGCGGCCGCCGGATCGCTTCGGGCGGACAGGCGGCTGATGCGCGAACGGGTCAATGCCGCGCTGGAGGTGTTCAAGGAACAAGCCGGCGACGTTCCGCTGGATCCTTCCCGGATCGCGGCCATTGGTTTCTGCTTCGGAGGAGGGGTCGTGCTGGAACTGGCCCGCGGCGGCACGGAACTGCCCGGCGTGGTCTCCTTTCACGGCAACCTGGACACGCCGGACCCGGCCGACGCGAAACGGATCAAGGCCAAAATCCTGGTGCTCCACGGCGCGAACGATCCGGCTGTGCCGGACGAACAAGTTCAGACCTTTATCCAGGAAATGCGTGACGCCGGGGTGGATTGGCAACTCATCCACTATGGCGGAGCCGTGCACTCCTTCACGGACCCGCACGCGGACACTCCCGGCAGGAACGAATACCACCCGCTGGTTGCCCAACGGGCTTTCATCGCCATGGAGGCGTTTTTCAGGGAAATATTTGAATAG
- the msrB gene encoding peptide-methionine (R)-S-oxide reductase MsrB: MHRRDFLLLTLGAGVSLMLPAGAAMGNVNVNVGVREFHPVTDRSWDLGPLTHDPAYWRDHVFDAAWDILFRDGTEPPFSSPLDKLYEDGTYVCAACHLPLFSSDAKYDSRTGWPSFYQPFEGHMGTKADRKLWRVRTEYHCIRCRGHQGHVFDDGPKPTGQRW, from the coding sequence ATGCATCGTCGTGACTTTCTGCTGCTCACTCTCGGAGCGGGCGTAAGCCTGATGCTGCCCGCGGGAGCGGCCATGGGCAATGTCAACGTCAATGTCGGGGTGCGCGAGTTTCATCCCGTGACGGATCGTTCCTGGGACCTCGGCCCCCTCACGCACGACCCGGCGTACTGGCGTGACCACGTCTTTGACGCCGCATGGGACATCCTGTTCCGCGACGGGACGGAGCCCCCCTTCTCGAGCCCGCTGGACAAGCTCTACGAGGACGGCACCTACGTCTGCGCGGCCTGTCACCTGCCGCTGTTCAGTTCTGACGCCAAGTACGACAGTCGCACCGGCTGGCCGAGCTTCTACCAACCCTTCGAAGGCCATATGGGCACGAAAGCGGATCGCAAGCTCTGGAGGGTGCGCACGGAATACCACTGCATCCGCTGCCGCGGACACCAGGGCCATGTGTTCGATGACGGCCCCAAGCCCACGGGCCAACGCTGGTGA
- a CDS encoding DUF3592 domain-containing protein translates to MKPKGAPGPWVTLIAGVACTIIGLWVLLSHLLPQFEDRQRMQSWEAVPGEIISVEFRGGGRLGSMHGVTYRTVAEYRYSVDGASHVGDRVGIQPSKYSDSIGDYHQRMYEKLRRAQRSGEVQVWVNPDDPTESVLDREIRWEVVRFLGGFGSAFVVAGLLFIVVGLRRFSDPSFLKPISPGPSA, encoded by the coding sequence ATGAAGCCAAAGGGTGCGCCAGGGCCGTGGGTAACCCTTATCGCGGGAGTCGCCTGCACGATCATTGGGCTATGGGTACTGTTGTCGCACCTGCTTCCACAGTTCGAGGATCGGCAGCGCATGCAGAGCTGGGAGGCCGTACCGGGTGAGATTATCAGCGTGGAGTTTCGGGGTGGCGGCAGATTGGGCTCCATGCACGGCGTTACCTATCGGACGGTCGCGGAATATCGCTATTCGGTGGATGGGGCCAGCCATGTCGGCGACCGGGTCGGCATCCAGCCAAGCAAATACAGTGATAGCATCGGCGACTATCACCAACGCATGTATGAAAAACTCCGTCGTGCTCAACGAAGTGGGGAAGTGCAGGTTTGGGTCAATCCGGATGATCCCACGGAATCCGTGCTCGACCGAGAGATTCGGTGGGAGGTTGTCAGATTTCTGGGAGGATTTGGTTCGGCGTTTGTCGTCGCTGGCCTGCTTTTCATCGTAGTCGGTCTGCGCCGTTTCAGCGATCCTTCATTCCTGAAGCCGATCAGCCCCGGCCCGTCAGCATAA
- a CDS encoding rubredoxin-like domain-containing protein, which yields MAYFKCDNCGNTVEARTPPEICPACAQKCLFVDVTCYTPECGGPESRSINPAMFEKERTAGKTEK from the coding sequence ATGGCTTACTTCAAATGCGACAACTGCGGAAACACCGTGGAGGCGCGAACGCCGCCGGAAATCTGTCCGGCCTGCGCCCAAAAGTGCCTATTCGTGGACGTGACCTGCTACACGCCGGAATGCGGAGGGCCGGAATCCAGAAGCATCAACCCGGCCATGTTTGAAAAAGAACGCACCGCGGGAAAGACGGAAAAATAA
- a CDS encoding transcriptional regulator, IclR family protein, translating to MSETTLLRALKVVDEISRHPEGLGFSAIRIFLGNPSPTTVNKILKELLGMDVLQKTSGKTYVLGTRAYFWGKAAARSNDPMRVVRAHMRGLHEEFQASVNLFTCSQGSLFCLESFVAPHSPSMWSAGQSLALSLPVVGSVFFHDPVQLRDEGFLQQELAAHREEISLDDVKNMIREALQTRIQDDGGLFYPGMRRFAVPIREQERTVLVLGLGVLEARLNRSEIRDRIVSGMVEARESIEQRFNHQYPEKD from the coding sequence ATGAGTGAAACAACCCTTCTCAGAGCACTCAAAGTGGTCGACGAAATATCCAGGCATCCGGAAGGTCTTGGTTTCTCGGCTATCCGCATCTTCCTGGGCAACCCCAGTCCGACCACGGTGAACAAGATCCTGAAGGAGCTTCTGGGCATGGATGTCCTGCAAAAGACATCTGGAAAAACGTACGTCCTGGGCACCAGGGCCTATTTCTGGGGCAAGGCCGCGGCCAGAAGCAACGACCCCATGCGGGTCGTCAGGGCGCATATGCGCGGGCTACATGAAGAATTCCAGGCGTCCGTGAATCTGTTCACCTGCTCCCAAGGCAGTTTGTTCTGTCTGGAAAGCTTCGTGGCCCCGCACTCGCCGTCCATGTGGTCCGCGGGGCAGAGTCTGGCCTTGAGCCTGCCCGTGGTGGGCTCGGTGTTTTTCCATGACCCCGTGCAACTCCGGGACGAAGGATTTTTGCAGCAAGAGCTTGCGGCGCATCGTGAAGAAATTTCCCTGGACGACGTGAAGAACATGATCCGGGAAGCTCTTCAAACGCGGATCCAGGATGACGGCGGCCTGTTCTATCCGGGGATGCGGCGGTTCGCCGTTCCCATCAGGGAACAGGAGCGAACCGTGCTGGTTCTGGGACTTGGGGTGCTTGAGGCGCGTCTCAACAGGAGCGAAATCCGCGACAGGATCGTCTCCGGAATGGTAGAAGCAAGGGAAAGCATCGAACAGAGATTCAACCACCAGTATCCGGAAAAGGACTGA
- a CDS encoding SH3 domain-containing protein produces the protein MSVKKYLVVSPHESEFPSPITFRKGAPLVVGEEYEGSEGWDNWFLCSTPGQEPGWVPGQIIERLDGTAGRALDDYTARELDVQEGEVLIGTRALNGWLWCEKSNGSASGWVPLENLKEIPE, from the coding sequence ATGAGCGTCAAGAAGTATCTCGTCGTCAGTCCACACGAAAGTGAGTTCCCTAGCCCCATAACTTTCAGGAAAGGTGCTCCTCTTGTCGTTGGTGAGGAATATGAGGGATCGGAGGGCTGGGATAATTGGTTTCTCTGCAGCACGCCAGGGCAGGAGCCAGGATGGGTTCCCGGTCAAATCATTGAGCGTTTGGACGGTACGGCGGGGCGTGCGCTTGATGACTACACGGCCAGAGAGCTTGATGTGCAAGAAGGAGAGGTGCTCATTGGCACAAGAGCCTTGAATGGTTGGCTATGGTGTGAGAAATCCAACGGCTCGGCGTCGGGCTGGGTGCCGTTGGAGAACCTGAAAGAGATTCCGGAGTAG
- a CDS encoding DUF6868 family protein, whose protein sequence is MNIDLLTQFFMWCTILNVAFLVLSFLVVAFGFGGDFVYRMHGKFFPMPRETFNAVIYSFIGMYKIFVFVFNIVPWIALTIIG, encoded by the coding sequence ATGAATATTGATCTGCTGACACAGTTTTTCATGTGGTGCACCATCCTGAACGTGGCGTTTCTGGTGCTATCGTTTCTGGTCGTAGCATTTGGATTCGGCGGAGATTTCGTTTATCGAATGCACGGCAAGTTTTTTCCTATGCCTCGGGAAACATTCAATGCGGTTATTTACTCATTCATTGGCATGTACAAGATTTTCGTATTCGTCTTCAACATTGTACCGTGGATTGCACTGACAATCATCGGGTGA
- a CDS encoding anaerobic sulfatase maturase, whose protein sequence is MRAFSLLVKPASADCNLVCAYCFYLDKKKLSPEDQRPRMSDATLQRMLERYFATRQQVYSLTWQGGEPALMGEEFFQRVTDLQKKTARKGSRIVNCIQTNATLITPEMAAHMGKYRFLAGCSMDGPAALHDAFRKTPRGGPTHDKVVEGVGMFRKHGVPVNAVCLVSSANAHRPEAVYDHLTSQGFRHIQFIPCLRQDSWNNGPDPGLGSGPGPGPGLGLTGPEWGEFLLRIFEQWFAGDMGTVSVRNFESILARLVMGKAAECRMADRCDQYLVVEYNGDVYPCDFFVQPGHKLGNVHDDSFDEVLDSTGYLQFSDQKSAWAPKCARCPYLQLCKGDCPAFRLTKNNHASVLCEGWKYFYDKTVPRFMSIARDISGRPAPAGSLF, encoded by the coding sequence ATGCGCGCTTTTTCCTTGCTGGTGAAGCCGGCTTCCGCTGACTGCAATCTCGTGTGCGCGTATTGCTTTTATCTGGATAAAAAAAAGCTCTCCCCGGAAGACCAAAGACCCCGGATGTCCGACGCAACGCTTCAGCGCATGTTGGAACGGTATTTTGCAACCAGGCAGCAGGTCTACTCCCTGACCTGGCAGGGAGGAGAGCCGGCCCTGATGGGCGAGGAGTTTTTTCAGCGGGTCACGGATCTGCAGAAAAAAACAGCCCGAAAAGGTTCCCGAATCGTCAACTGCATCCAGACCAACGCCACCCTGATCACCCCGGAAATGGCCGCTCACATGGGGAAGTACAGATTTCTCGCCGGATGCAGCATGGACGGCCCCGCCGCCCTGCATGACGCCTTCCGCAAAACGCCGCGAGGCGGGCCCACCCATGACAAGGTCGTCGAAGGGGTCGGGATGTTCAGGAAGCACGGCGTGCCGGTAAACGCGGTCTGCCTGGTTTCCTCGGCCAATGCGCACCGTCCGGAGGCGGTGTACGACCATCTGACGAGCCAGGGGTTCAGGCATATCCAGTTTATCCCCTGTTTGCGGCAAGATTCCTGGAACAACGGCCCCGACCCCGGCCTTGGCTCCGGCCCTGGCCCCGGCCCTGGCCTTGGCCTGACCGGACCCGAATGGGGAGAATTTTTGCTCCGGATTTTTGAACAATGGTTCGCGGGCGACATGGGCACGGTCAGCGTCCGCAACTTCGAATCAATCCTGGCGCGACTGGTCATGGGCAAGGCGGCGGAATGCCGCATGGCGGACCGTTGTGATCAGTATCTGGTCGTCGAATATAATGGCGACGTCTATCCCTGTGATTTTTTTGTCCAACCCGGGCACAAACTGGGCAACGTCCACGACGACTCCTTTGACGAAGTGCTTGATTCAACAGGGTATCTGCAGTTTTCCGATCAGAAGTCGGCCTGGGCTCCAAAATGCGCCCGCTGCCCCTATCTTCAACTTTGCAAAGGCGATTGCCCCGCGTTCCGCCTGACAAAAAACAACCACGCAAGCGTCCTGTGCGAGGGATGGAAGTATTTTTACGACAAAACAGTCCCTCGCTTTATGAGCATCGCCCGCGACATTTCCGGGCGACCGGCCCCGGCCGGCTCTCTTTTTTGA